A window of Quercus robur chromosome 12, dhQueRobu3.1, whole genome shotgun sequence genomic DNA:
CTTCTGAGCACACGCGTGAGGGGACAATTTCATCCGAAATTTGaccgatttttttttcctagaaaaCTGCATTGCCTTATGTTTTTAGGACTTCTAGATATGCTATGTGCAAGTTTTTGAGCGAAAACACCTACCTTTTATTTTGGATGAAAATCTTGGCTTGTAGTGGCTAGGGGCATTTTTGTTCGAAATTTGATCGACTTTTCTTTTCAGTAGTGCAGAGGGGACGAAAGTGGGGTGGAGCGAATGGCGTGGCTTTGCATGGTGAGCGTCGATCTTTGCTGGCCTGGGCCCTCCAAGTCACTCTCTAATCAATTTTTGGAAcaccaatctctctctctctctctctctctctctctctctctctctctctctctctctctctctctctctctctctctcatgtggtAGAAATGAGTGTATGCTTAgaggctcttttattttttttgtaaaattaatagtttttacTAATCATAAaatctctttccttttttatttttctctcaccttttttttttttgcatgtgttctataaaaaataaacccaagTTGATatataatctttaaaaaaaatagaaagtgtAAGGAAAGGCGGTGCCTAATTTTATGGGATATGGAGGaatgtgtggggggggggggggggaaacggttttttcttttctttttttaaatattcctaaaatttaggagttttatTTCTATGGCTTAAATTAAATGATCCCTTAAATAATAGTGTAAAAGATATGAATAATAAGAGAAaatcatattatttatatatatatatatatatatatatttataataaaagttggacttAGACGTCATGATTATGCCAAGTGGCTTTactaaattgcagaaattttaataaaattttagattttataaatagatatatacatattttttgaataaatataataaatcaagtaatgaaagaaagtaatatttgatttacaactataatcGTTATATCTATCtaaaatattatcaacaaaaattaaaatcaataggATATAATTACTTAAGATAGAATTTATTACGTTAGGCACAATAGACTAATAGTGTGTCACACTCACATTCAATCACAGCTACGCTTTCTATCCCCTTTATCACGTGATAAGCTTTGATATGACGGGCTACCAGTGGGGCTACACGTGCATTTAGAAGTGACTTTTATGTTAATATGATTTGTGGTTGGGTTAGCGATAACTATGGTAAATAAATCAGTAAAGTGAAAAGGTATATtaacaaatgaacaaaaagataaagagcctctcaaaaaaaaaaagaatgaacaaaaagagaaaatgggTCACGAACACTTGATTCAGCATCCACATGTGATACTGATACATAAGCAGGGCCGGCTGAAGCTATAGGCCACTGTATCACTACATAAGAAAAGTCTTTTGGGTCCTACACTGTTGTCTTGCCTAAAAACCAGTATTAGCAAAAGAAGGCGAAAATGGCCAACTGGCCTTAAAAACcaaactatctagttagtaggcGAGACTTAGAAACATATTTCAtttatagcatctcgagtctgaaagactcgattttgggcttcaaaatcgagtctttaaggctCGGTTTGTATGCTTGACCACGTCTGATGTGGCAGTGGTGCCATCTAGTATtgacatggaaatcgagtctcttagactcgatttctaacccTTATATATAACACTCACACCAAACACCAGAGCATCAGAGGAGGAAaaacccagagaaaaaaaaagaaaaaaaagaaaagaaaaccagaaacagagaggaagagaagatCGAGATCGGAGACCCAGGCGCGCGCGGCATGACCAGAAACTGACCAGCGACCCAGGCGGCCAGGGGCTCACGTCGGCCAGCGTCGAGCGCGGCCAGGGGCTCGTGCCGGCCAGCGTCGAGCGCGGCCAGGGGCTCGCGCGGCCTGGGTCGCGCGCGGCCTGGGGCTCGCGTGGCCTGGGTCGCGTgcggcctggggctcgcgcgagTCAGGCCGCGCGATGCCTGGGGCTCGCGCgcggcctggggctcgcgcgagCCTGGGTCGCGCACGGCCTGAGTctcgcgcgagccccaggcAGGCTTGCGCACGGCCTGAGTCTCGCGCGAGCCCCAGGTCGCGCGCGGCCTGACTCTGATCTGATCTGGTGAGGTTTGGCAGTGAggttctctgtttctctccctctgatctgatctgagctgtgtgtttctctttctctccctctgatctgatcTGCGTTTGGGTATTTTGGCATGTagagacttagaatttttttaaaaaattttgggattgaaatcgagtctctaagactcgatttccggTTGGAAtacacgtggaaatcgagtctaagagactcgatttccatgttaATGCCAGATGGCAATTCTGCCACATCAGACGTGATCAAGCATACAAATCGagccttaaagactcgattttgaagcccaaaatcgagtctttaagactcgagatgctataaaTGAAATATGTTTCTAAGTCTTgcctactaactagatagtttggtttttaaggccatttggccattttcGCCGCAAAAGAAGGGCTAAGGAGggtggaaaagaaaaagaaaaaaacaggaAAAAGAATGATGTTTTTCCTTATTGGTTAAGGAGAAAAAACACAAAGTATGGAAAACGTTGGGAAAAAAATCTACCCAAGCTCACAAATTTTTATCCTCTCaatttgagaagaaaaactagaaagaaaagagagaaaaaggagactTAACTCTGAATTACATTTTTACCCTTCCAAGTTGATGTCTTATATGTGggctttttcccttttattttattttattttattatgggaACTTGTgctcgtgagtttggtccttGACTTCATgtcttttcttcattttttcatttgttttgttttgttttttatttttaattttatttttttaaattcctttcTTTTGTGTTCGTACTataccctttcttttttcaattgttttggtttctatttgaatttttttttttgggctattGAACTTcttattctctttttatttttttaatgaagaagTCATTCCTAcatatgtttttaataaaaatataatgtattatttttgttttacctaAGTTGGATataatggtaaatttataccaattttattttctattctctcacttttcttttccaccaaacaaaaaagttttctatCATTTCACCTTTCTACTCTTTCAACTAAACACATATGAGAGAAAattaaatcttttctatccttcaacttttttatcacctctctattttttatcttcttaatTTTTCACTCGCCCAATCAAACGAACCCTAAAAGTTAGTTTGATAAGACCATCATTCAACATTTCACATTGTGATCGTctttaacttataaatagttttaaaatgTCACTTTTTATTAAGGAggaaatttgatatttttgaaaagttttaatAGTACCTAGTATTAGCCTAAACATTaggagtgattttttttttaattattattttattttacccataatttatttttcataataaacaTATTCCAAGTtcctataaaaatatatgaagttcAAATCTCTctattataactatcaaattaaaaaaaaaaatacaaatgcaaCAAGCGACCACGATCAGACTTCACCTTATTCAATAACTAAACACCAACCCCAAGATAATTACTCTATTCGTAATTCAGCCTAGGAACTATTAGTATCAGTAAAGTTCAGGAGATTCTCATATCCTGTGGTTCTCATTTACCCGATAACCCACTTTCTATCCTCATTTACTTTTACTTTACTTTCCCAACGTTAAACTTCAGTTTAAGTAGAGTTTAAAGTCATAAGACTTTCGCACAACGTTTCTTAGACAAGTTTTCTAGAGGTGAAGCTGCAGAGTAAATTGCTAACAATCTATGTCAACGTTCTTGCTACTTACGGTGGTTCGTGGTGGTGCTTGCGGCCTCGCTTCTCCGaaatcagtaaaaaaaattgacttctcacctcatctctctctctctctctctctcacagcaAAGGAGGGTGTTGCAATGGCAGTGGTTGTGATTTGTGGGTttggcttgtgtttgtgatttatGGGTTCGGTTTGTGCTAGTTGTGTACTgtgtttgaataaatttatagGATGTGAAGGAAGATGACGAAGAGGGAGATGGGattattttggatttgatttgggtttgtgctCATGTGTACTGTTTTGGTTTGTGCTGGCTTGTGATACAGAGCGAGATGGGGatgaaaggaagagaaagagttGATTGGGTTCaaagttaaaattttgtaaCATAAAAGGCCAGTAtgaaaacataatcatatatgaagggccaaaataaaaagtcaaagaGAATTAATTTGAagttaaaaatttcaactttacaGCTGGAAAACAATTTATAGATCTTGTGCATGATAACAGAAGGATCTTACTACAAGTTTTGTAATACAAATGAATTCTTCAACATTGATATACAAAACTTTCAAATGCCAATTAAACTTAAATAGAATACAATCAAATTacacttaattaattataacTTAACCCGCCGATGCTAATTTGTACATCACAATATAGTAGCCAATGTATGTAGCTATCGACTTTTATTATAATCCCAAGTTTCCACTTCTTTTTCAGGAAAATCTATTATCCGCGGATTACTTTGATGAATTTTCTTGAAAGCCCAGAAGAAACACCCACTTGTTTTTTTCTGTTCAGACTCAATCTCATCCATGTTggctctttcttcctcttccctTGTCTTCATTTTCTCCTTGTGAAGCTTCTTCATCACGTAGATTTCAGCAAGACCATACCCAGCTGCCATCGCCTCGAGAAAATCTCAGATGTCTAAGTTGTGGACTACAAATATAGATTGGTATGTACTCAATTGGTTGGTGGTTTGGGAGGCCTTGAGAGGGATATTTATAGAGGCTTTTTTTGAATGAACTTGTGGAGCAAGGAAAGCTTTCAATTTAGAGAGGGCCCTTTTGGCTTGAAATCATTTCGTGGTGACTTCGAGGTCTGCAGGCAAAGACAAAGTCAGGTTAGAGACTTAGAAATGGTAGGGACGGTGCTTTTTAATTGGAAGTTTGTGTTGGCTTGGTGGTCAAGGAATGTACAAGGTCCGTTAAAAACATTTTCATCGTTGGCATGTGGCGTGCTATGCcaattatatatgtatttggatAAATAGCTATTAAATTGAAGAAACTTTGTGGGGATGTCACTATGTAAGCAATGAGATAATTAAGATTCTATATTAGTGCTTTTGCACCACAAGTTTATTTGAAGTATTGACTAGTGACTATAATACTATATATTATACACCATAAATAGTCAAGCAAAAGCCTTCAAGCCTGCCTGGTTGTAGCActatttattgaaattgaacCAAAATTTCTAATGgaatagagaataaaagaaGTACCATGACATAGGGAACTgtcaaaaaattatctttatcattttttttcttcttgttagTCGTAAGCATGGAGTCCAAGTTCAGTATACTATTCCAATTTTTCTTGCGTAATGCCTTGCGATAATGTTATTGGCATCTTTATGGCTTTTCAATTTCTTTGCCAGAACATGATCAGTCTACTTTTGCTTATTAAACTTACAAAATCATCAATAGTTTGCAATTGGTGCTTGATAATAgaataaatgaaagaaagcaTCAGATCTCACGATATCACAAGAGAACTAAGagtaaaaaaaaccttaaattcaAGGGATAGATGATAGACAAGAATATACAACTAATACAAGTGACTCTTTTAGaagacaaaataaatatatattgaaagaTTTATTTAATTGAGGATTTAATTTGTCTTTTAGGAGCCTAGGATGATGCtcaaaaggggggggggggggggcaatttCATccgaaatttgacaaaattttttccCCCACAAAATAGCGTTGCCATATGTTTTTAAGACCTCTAAATATGTTATGTGCAAGTTTTCAAGTGAAAACGCCATCCTTTTATTTTAGACAAAAATCTTGGCTCATATTGGCCAGGGGGCATTTTCGTTCGAAATTTGACTGACTTTTCTTTCAGTTGTGGGGAGGAGATGAAAGTGGGATGGAGCGAATGGCGTGGCTTTGCACAGTGAATGCTGATCTCCATTGGACTGGGTCCTCCAAGCAACTCTCTCTTTAAAATTTGGAACGTTGATCTCTATTTCTtagtgattctctctctctctctctctctctctgatgcAGTAGAAATGAGCTTGTGTTCAGagactcttcttttcttttctttttttgtaaaggTTAATATTAGTGCTTTTGCGCCACAAGTTTATTTGAAGTATTGACTATAATACTATAATACTATGAGAATACATTAGGTCAGAGCTGGCCTAAAGCAGCTCTTTTACACCACCAATAATAATGCGCCACGTCAGCCAATAACTTTAAACTTAATACACCTTATTACACATGATTATAACCCACAAAATATCCCAAAACTTAAGTGTATTCTTCTCTTTGATCCCTCTCACCTCTAttgctctctccctctcatcaAAACTTAAATGCTTTGGTCAAAAAAGCTCTGGCAGATCGGCGTTGGGTTTtgatgagagggagagagcaaCAGAGATGAGAGGGATCGGAGAGAAGAATACACTTAAGTTTTGGGATATTTTGTGGGTTATAATCGTGTGTAATAAGGTGTATTAAGTTTAAAGTTATTGGCTGACGTGGCGCATTATTATTGGTGGCATGAAAGAACTACTTTACGCCAGCTCCGGACCTAATGTATTCtctaatactatatattatACACCATAAATAGTCAAACAAAAGCCTTCAAGCCTGTCTGGTTGTAGCActatttattgaaattgaacCAAAATTTCTAATggaataaagaataaaagaagtACCATGACATAGGGGCATAGGGCACTgtcaaaaaattatctttatcttctctttatttatttatttatttttttttttgtcgtaAGCATGGAGTCCTAGTTCAGTATACTATTCCAAATTTTCTTGCGTAATGCCTTGCGATAATGTTATTGGCATCTTTATGGCCTTTCAATTTCTTTGCCAGAATATGATCAGTCTACTTTTGCTTTTTAAACTtacaaaattatcaatagtttgtaattgGTGCTTGATAATagaataaatgaaagaaaacatCAGATCTCATGATATCACAAGAGAactaagagtaaaaaaaaatcaagtgacTCTTTTAGAATATACAACTAATACAAGTGACTCTTTTAAATTCAAGGGATAGATGATAGACAAGAATATACAACTAATACAAGTGACTCTTTTAGaagacaaaataaatatatattgaaagattttatttaattgaggATTTAATTTGTCTTTCAGGAGCCTAGGATGATGCtcgaaaggggggggggggcaatttCGTCCGAAATTTGATagatttttttccccacaaaaTAGAGTTGCCATATGTTTTTAAGACCTCTAAATATGTTATGTGCAAGTTTTCGAGCGAAAACGCTTTTATTTTAGACAAAAATCTTGGCTCGTAGTGGTTGGGGGGCATTTTCGTCCGAAATTTGATCGACTTTTCTTTTCAGCTGTGGGGAGGAGACGAAAGCAAGGTGGAGCGAATGGCGTGGCTTTGCATGGTGAATGCTGATCTCCACTAAATTGGGTCTTCCAAACAACTCTCTCTTTAAAATCTGGAACgttgatctctctctttctctctctgatgTAGTAGAAATGAACTTGTGTTCAGagactcttcttttcttttctttttttgtaaaggTTAATAGTTTTCATTCATCATAaaatctctctcctttttttgtttttctctcactttttttttttttttttttttgcatgtgttcaactttataaaaaataaaccaaagttGATATAATCtcaaccaaatatatatatatatatatatatatttaaaaagtatAAGGAGAGATAGTGCCTAATTTTATGGAATATGAAGAAACGTGGtgaaaaaaagttgttttttttaaatttgtctaaaatttaggagttcttttttttttttgggagaagaaggAGTTTTATTTAGAGTCTATGGTTTAAATGGCTTGAAAACCCCTTAAATGATAGCATAGaagatataaataataaaatgaaacagTACTTAAATTAAATGATCTTGGAGTTCGGTCAAAATAGTGAAATACACTTTCGGGATGAGCTTGGACTAAACTTATGAGTCCTGTCCTcccctttttttccttcataaaTTATCCCTAACAACAacaaatgtaaaagaaaatatagttttgataatagtgtAATAATTGATTCTCTAaacgaaaaaaaagaaaaaaaggatgaTAGTGTAATAATTAACAATGATTTATCTATAAATCACTTATACTCATatttgtcaaaacattaatagTAACCTgtaaaagatgatttttttttttttggggtctttATGGGGTAATGATGTGTGCAATAGCTAGAAAGGGCTAATTAGTTTTTGGATAGAAAGCCCACTTATAACCTGTCGGGCTATATGGGCCAACCTAGGCCCTTTCTAATCCTGATTCCCTGAATGGgctgatgaaaaaaaaaaaaaaaaaccaaaacaatgtGACTAAATACATCTTTCCAAGTAATTCATGAATATTATTTGTAATGCTACTACACAATGTAATTGATCTCAAACTgttacataaaattaaaaataatatcccAACAATTACTCCTCCTAATAGTATAAATTCATGTACTGAAACCACCAAATGATTTTCAGCACAAACAACTATTTAAATCATACATTTCTCTATGCAATAGAATCCACCTCACCATTTTATTCAACATATAAATGGAATCGTGAAATGATTTCATTTATAAAGATTTTTCAGCCTCATTGAAGCCTCCAATATACGTTCTCTATGGCCAAATCCACTGACTCTAACATATCCTTCACCTCCTGGACCAAATCCTCTACCTGGAATTGTCACTATGTGTGTTTTTTCAAGAATTTCATTGAATACATCCCAAGAACTCATACCTGGAAAATGTACCCACACATATGGGGCATTTTTCCCACCATACGCCTTCAATCCAAGGGATGAAAATGCATCAACAAGTATTTCAGCATTACCCTTGTAGTAATCAACCACAGTAGTTAAGGCctgaaacaaaaatttaatattgagacttctaaattttcaaacaaaaggTCTACTTCATTATAAAACTGGGTCTAATAAGATTCTATAGAAATTCAATTAGACcaaattttgtaataattttgtGACGCACATCCAAAGAATTTCATATGTTAAATTGTTCAGGTTGCTTGACAAAACTTAAtcagactttttttttagctactcaaaaaattgaatcaaaCTTTGAATAAGTTTACAAGAAAAATGCCTGATAAGGTGGTAAAAACTAACCCGATAACCTTCTTTGGAAAGGCATGCTAGTCCTCCAGCTTGAGCAACACTTGATGCACCATTGAAACATGTGCACACAATGCGATTATAATCCTTCATGACTGGAAATCCATTCGAGTACAAAAGCTCTTCAGGAACCACTGTCCAACCAAGACGAACACCAGTAAAGCCGGCAAATTTGGAGAAGGATGAAATTTCAATGGCAACCTGTATTTGTGAATGACCCAAATGGTTATTTAACATTAACAATTAAGGTTGATGTCAAATATAGAAGTAGGAATAGTTGTCATTATTAACCATAAGATGATGATTAATGCAAGTGACAAACCTCTTTGGCTCCAGGAATTTCAAAAATTGATCTTGGGCTATCATCTGTCACATAAGCAGCATAGGCAGAGTCATAAATGATCATGGATCCATTTGCCTTAGCAAAATCCACAAGTTGCTGTAATTGCTGCCTTGATGCAGCATAACCAGTTGGATTGTTTGGAGAGCAAAAGAAAATGATATCTGTCCTTGAAGTAGTAGATAAGTCtggaaaaaaattgttctcaGGCCCACATTTCATGTACACAATATTATCATAGGTCCCAGTTTTCTCTTGGAAGTTGCCAGCTCTACCAACAATAACACCGCAATCTACATAAGCCTGTTCCAATCACAATCCATGTTCATCAATATGGAGGCCCAAACACAAAAATGTTCGAGAGAAAAATATCATACATGTTGATTGCTTGAttccttaaaaaatttttatttttattttttttttatagtagcaTATGAGGATAACAAAATCTAAGTTAAAAGGATGATTCTGAATCTACTACTAGGTACACATGATCTTCCCAAAGATACAGACCAATAGGAGAATCTAATAGACTTCTATGATGAAAAAATCTAAATGGGTCATCTTGTCGGGGAACAGAAAGCAACATAAACATTGAAGGTGGACCATAAGGTGCTCATGAGTACTGTTCAAAAGCTTTTGAAAGAGTCGGTTATATGCTTCTAGAGAAAGCCAAAACCATCATGCATATGGGGCACAAGTACGAATGTCTTATGGTTAGAACATACCCCActccaaaaagaaagaaaaaaaaaaaaatatatatatatatatatatatatagatatacatagaaaaaaaacactaaagaaaaaaaaatgaaatggatTCAAATAGAGGAAAAGATAACGATACTTGTATCATGGGGAGATCCATAATTCAGGATTAGAGCATTCAAATCCAACAACCCAAATTGGTTTTTAGCTAAATTAGccaatactgtaataaaatttcaaccaaaaaaaaaaactcacaccCAAATGTTTAttattgttcaaaattttacaaGTGCTACAAAAATAAACACAAGCACTGTAGGCTGTAGCATGTGTAATTGGTAACAATTAGTAGTAACTTAGTATCACCGCTGCAGTTTCTTTAGAAAAAGTCTTTTAACGTTTGAGGTTCATCTAAGCATTTAGCCAtatcaaggaaaaaagaaataccGGAAAAGATGGGTCCTGTACAGCCATTGACACATTTGATCCAAGAAGCAACTGCTGAGGAAAATAGTAATGAGAATCTATAACATATAATAACTAGTCCTTGCTAAATTACACtgcttaattaaatttattagtatAATTTCTTTAGATATAATTGGTTTTTTCTAACCTGAAGACGAGAAATGTCACATTGTGCACCATCTGATACAAAAACTTCATTTCCTTTTACACCTAAGTCTCTATAAAATGTTTCCGCAATAGCCATTCTTAATTCCTGCAGCAAAGAAATTAACTTTCAACAGTGAGATATAGCTTTCATTGAACCAAAACATTATTGTGTTGTGTATTTGTACTACACGTCCCTTTCATGGATATAGGTCGATATTTATGTAAGAAAGAGGACTTGCTCTGAATAATTTCACGTCTTCTTCACAATTATTTTGTTCATAAATATTCAGTTGGATTGATAGAATTATATAAGCCACATGATGGGATAAGGCTAACAACTTATAAGGTCATGTCAATTCTTATCCGGAAAATTGgcctaaaaattatttaaaacacATTTAATAAGTCAATAAGTGTAGGGACTCTCGCACACAATTTCGTACTCAACTAATATAGCAATATGCCGAAGCTGTGATTGATGCATAATAAACTGAGTGTCAGTAATGAACTCGAAAGTGATGTTATTCCTAACATAAGTTTATAACTTAATAGAATGCCAAATTGAGATTCTTGTTAATGAGTACAGTGTAAAGGACAAGCCAAAGGAGGAAAGAGTCAAAGAGGAGGACAAAACATCCTTATCTTTTATGTGTCAAGGGCACAAAGAAATTGACAGTTACGTATTGGATGCTAATGGAGAAATAAGTATAGTAACTGACACCAGAAATGTTCTAACTTTTATTGTGCTTGTAAACAACAGTGCTTCGTCAACACACATGGGAATTCACATGTTCTAACAGCTCTAGCATCCATggtcaacccaaaaaaatagagaggatgtTTTGTCAATGATGAATTTATATGATTCTCGCTAACAACTGGAGTGGCTTCAATTATTTATAGGAAAATATTGTTTCACATTTGTTGTTGTACACTTCCTAGTTTATAATTTCACGTGCAATGCACACATTTTTTTAGTTGATGTACACATTTAAAACTTGAAAACTGAGTATGAGAGAATCAATACCcattatttatacttttttcttACTTCAACAGTAGTTAGTAGTTTCCTCTACAGGAAGTCGTTATCCAAATACGTTTAGCCACACCAACTAAGATAagataaaaatgaaagagaaaaacgATGAGTTCATAATAAGAACCAAAAGTGCCACTGTACCATATTGCCTTGCTCAGCTCCATACCCTCTATAACCCTTAACTGTTGATAGAGCATATACATGCTGCAAAACAGAATAAAACAGATTTGCCatgaaaaaaagggaaaaaaaaggtcataCAGAAAGTTTCAAAGGCCTGAGACAATCCAAGGCATAAAAGTGGGGGTTAGAATCATATCGGCTGTGGCATTGCACCAAGTGCAATTTCAGGGCCGGCCCTAGGCCATTGCCTAGGGCCCCCCTTACTAGAGAAGGCCCCAAATTTGGgggtaaatttatttatttattttatatatatatatatatatatattttttgaaaaatatatataaatatttttgagagatattaaaacattttagtttacattttttttttcactattaagAGGGCTCAAAGAATTAAGTAATGCTAGAAATAGAGAtaagacaaatttaaataaataggtcTTATAAATAGATGTGTTACTAATCACAAGTAattcaaaaaggaaaatattaaaaatactataaattttactacataacttttatttatttaattatttttatataagataaaaattatactctagcctaatcttttttattttttggagaaagtctctaacctaatttaagtgtatatgtgtgagaAACTCTCTTCTAGAGACTTAAATCTCGACCATTGCCccccccacacctcacaagaacttatacttgtggagtgatcatTGCACCAAGAGTGTGTGGTGGTCTccataacttttataatttgatgataCAATGAATATGATAAGTAGATTTCAACAAACTAttgaatgcatttttgaatg
This region includes:
- the LOC126709297 gene encoding probable LL-diaminopimelate aminotransferase, chloroplastic, which codes for MYHSLLSSSICIPLAVSLQPKTTWTSTKFNNEKKVGSCTGVPRNFNMEKLQSGYLFPEIAMRESEHTQKYPHARLIKLGIGDTTEPIPDIITSAMAEHVYALSTVKGYRGYGAEQGNMELRMAIAETFYRDLGVKGNEVFVSDGAQCDISRLQLLLGSNVSMAVQDPSFPAYVDCGVIVGRAGNFQEKTGTYDNIVYMKCGPENNFFPDLSTTSRTDIIFFCSPNNPTGYAASRQQLQQLVDFAKANGSMIIYDSAYAAYVTDDSPRSIFEIPGAKEVAIEISSFSKFAGFTGVRLGWTVVPEELLYSNGFPVMKDYNRIVCTCFNGASSVAQAGGLACLSKEGYRALTTVVDYYKGNAEILVDAFSSLGLKAYGGKNAPYVWVHFPGMSSWDVFNEILEKTHIVTIPGRGFGPGGEGYVRVSGFGHRERILEASMRLKNLYK